In Opitutaceae bacterium, the sequence AACTCCATTCACAAGGAATTGCCGACCGCGGATCTCGATCTCACGGAAACCGATCCTCTTTGAAAGGAATTCGGGGTCAGAATTCTCCTGGCTTAGCTGGACGACCAGCGTGTAGAGGTTGGGCGTTTCGGCCGTCCACTTTGCAGGGTCCTTGACCGGAATGGATACGGATACGGAAGTTTCCTCCCCGGGTTGCAATGCGGGCACGTCGACGGAGGCTTCCGCATTGGCGATTTCGCGTAGTGACACCGTGAATACCCGCGCTGCGGCGGCGTCCGCGCCGTAGTTCTTTACTTTGGCGGAGACCGCTACCGTGGCGTCGCGATAGGCGGCATCCAGGTCCGTTTGCACCTGGAAGTCACGCACGTGTACGTTTGGCGCGCGCCAGAGGTACACATCCCGGAAGATGCCGCTGAGTCGGAACATATCCTGGTCTTCCAGCCAGGTGCCGGAGCTGTATTGGTAAACCTCGACCGCCACGGTGTTTTTGCCGGGTTTCACGAATCGGGTCACATCGAACTCAGCGACGTTGCGGCTGTTGACGCTGTAGCCGACCTTTTCCCCGTTGATCCACAGAAAGAAGGCTGAATCCACGCCGTCGAAGCTGAGGAAGACACGCCCTCCCATCCAAGACGAAGGGAGGTCGAGATCGCGGCGATAACTTCCCACCGGGTTGCGTTCCTGGTAGGCGGTGAAATCCTTGGGCGGTTCACTCATCAGGCGGGGCCAGTCCTTTTGAATCGTGTATCCGTTGTTCCGATAAAATGGCGTTCCGTAACCCAGTACCTGCCAGTTGGACGGGACGGGGATCTTGTCCCAGGCGGACACGTCGAAGCTGGGTCGATGGAAGTCCTTGGGGCGTTTTGAAGGCTCGTCTACCCACTTGAAATGCCAGTCACCATTCAGGCTCATGCGCAGGCTGGATTGATCGCGACGGGCCGAGAGCGCCTCGGACAGGTTTGCGTAGGGCATCAAAACTGCGTGCGCCGGTTCCTTGTTGATCCCCAGGAGCTCGGTGTTCTCGAGTTCTGGAGGAAGTTCGTAATGTGCGAGCAAACTGGCGCTGAGCGCGAGCAAGCCAGCCGCAAGTTGAAACAAGCCTTGCTTGGACATGATGGGTCTAGGGGTTGACGAACTGATGGCCGTGGGGGGCCGCCGTGGGGAGTGAAGACCTTCGCCAGTGGGAACGCTTCAGTCAATGGCGCACCTGCCGGCCTCGCACATTGACTCTGTAGGACGGGGATCATCACATCGCTGGATGGCTAGAAGCGTGGTGCTCAAAGGTGGCCCGAGATGCGAACGCTGCCGTCAGGCACACCGGTGGTGCGTGTGTGACGGGAGCGGGCCCGTGCACACTCCTGTGGCACTTGAGGTGTTGCAGCACAGCAACGAAGTGCACAAGCCAACGAGCACGGGCGGCCTCCTGCTGCGTGAGGTCGCCGGGGCGCGGCAAAGGGTCTATTGTCGTGGCGAAGCCTTGGTGCCCAGTGCCTGGCAGTTACCCGATCGGGAGCTCTGGTTTCTTCATCCCAACGGGGTGACGGTCGACTCTCTTCCAGCACCGGAGGCGCTCCAGGTCGTGCTTCTGGATGCGAGTTGGTCGCAGGCTCGGTTGCTCGAGAGAGAATGTGATGGGGTCGGGCGCCGTGTGGCTTTGCCCATGACCGGTGAAAGCCGCTATTGGCTTCGCACGCAAAACGGTGAAGGACGTTTCTCGACTGCAGAGGCGTTTCTTTTCCTCCTGCGCCTACTTGGCCTCAACCAGGAGGCTGATCTCCTCTCCGTGCGCTTTGAGAGGCATGTGTACGCAGGGCTGCGGGCGCGGGGAAAACTCGATGAGGCCCGACGTTACGTGGAAACCTCGAGCCACCCTCAGGTGTTTGATGGCTTCGGGAAGTAGTTGGCGCGTCGCCGTGCGCTTTGTCCGCTCGCTGGCTTTCTCTCTGCCGGAGAGCTGTAGGAGGAGCGCCGGTAGCCTGGCCTGGTGGGATCGCTTGCGCAGGCAATCTGGTAGTCCTGCATATGCTGAAAGAGCTCAAGCAGCTGGGTCGGTTGCGTGTAGGTGTCGAGACCGGACTTCTCGAGGGCCAGGAGGGTTTCGTGCACCGCCTCGAGCGTCGACAGGCAGCCTTCCTGTGGCTGTTGCTTGATGACGTAGCGGCTTGCGTGCGTGGCGGTGAACATCACGCGCGGCAAGTGCCGGAGGGTGGGGCTCAGGCGCAGCATCTTTCTGGCGAGTGCCCACGTCGCATCCAGCACAAGGATGGTCAGGCGCCTGCCGGCCAGGTCTTCCGGGGCGAGGCTGCGTTCGGAGAGGTTGATGGCGCCTGCACCCGGATACAGGAGCAGCGTGAGGCGCGAAGGATCCGCCAGCAGCGCCTTCACTTCCGGGTCGTCTTCGAATGAGACGCCGACGACGATGCGACTCCGTTTGAGGCAAAGGTGGGTGAGGCGGCCGGTGGCTGCCTTCTCCTGCTTGAATTCCTTCGGATGCATGAGCAGCACGAACTCCGTCTCCGTATCTATGGGTTGGATACGTTTGCACCAGCACAGGTCGGCCGGCCAGAAACAGCGGTAGCACGTGGGACGCACGCTTCTTAGCGTTCAGTGAACACGCCGGGCGGCAAGCTCGTTGCACTGTGCATGGCAGGGACAATTCACGAGGTGATCGTTGAAAAGCCCGCAAGCCTGCATGTGCGCATAGATGATGGTCGAACCGAAGAACTTGAACCCCCTGGCTTTGAAATACTTGGCGGCCTCGTCGGAGGCGGTGGTCGTGGCGGGAATGTCCTTCATGACCCGGCATTGGTGATCAACCGGGCGATCGTCAACGAACGACCAAAGCGTAGAGGCGAGCGTCTTTCCTTCCTCGCGCAGTTTGAGATAGGCGCGCGCATTGCCGACAGTGCTTTCTACCTTGAGCCGGTTGCGGACGATGCCCGGATCCTGCAGGAGTTTCTCGATCCGTTTCGGGGTGAAACGCGCGATCTTCTCCATGTCGAAGTCGGCGAAAGCCCGCCGGTAGCCCTGGCGCTTGTTGAGGATTGTCGACCAACTGAGTCCTGCCTGGGCTCCTTCGAGCACCATAAACTCCAGGTGGGTGGCCTCGTCCCATGTCGGGCGACCCCATTCCGTGTCGTGGTAGAGGATGTCTGTCTCAGACTTGGGCCAGGTGCAGCGTGCGGTTTCAAGCGGCATGACCCAGATTTGCGTGTTCTTTGCAATCTGTCAGCCCTGAACGAAGGCGACCGTCGCTGCAGCACAGGCAGTTGAAAGCCAACTACCGCAGTGGGGCTCGATCAGACTGGCTTCAGGCGGCGCCGCGCGCCGGCTGCGAAAATGGCGAAGGATCCGATGGCGAGCGCGTAGACTGAAGGCTCGGGGATCGCGCTGACCGCAAGAGAATCAATCGCAAGGCCTTGATCCTGCCCGGTAAGGTCGAAACCCGACCATTGCAGTGCGAGAATATCGCCAGGGGCCCAACTGAGGTTGATCACGCCATCGATGTTCGTCCTGTAACCAACCTGATTTCCATCGACCGCTGTATTATTCAGAGCGCCGCTGCCGGTGAATGGGGCCGCGAAACCCAACGAAGGCACCTCCGAGTAGGAGAGTCCCGTATATCCCACCTGGGTCGCGGAAAAATTGGAGAAGGTCCGAAAACTGAAGGCGAGTGAGTTGGCGCGACCCACGTCACCAACCCGCCATTGCTCTCCGACGTAGCTGATTGAAACGGTATCGAGCGTTACGCCCGTGTCGTTCCTGAGGTAGAGCGCAAAGGACGAGACTTGATTGCTCGTCGGGAGTGCGCCGAGAGCCCGTTCATTTGAGTTCGTTGCTCCAAAACTCACCACGCCCCGGCCAGCAGAGCCGGAGAGGGAGCCGTTATGCACGCGATACTCGGTGTTGGCCGAGGAT encodes:
- a CDS encoding DTW domain-containing protein encodes the protein MARSVVLKGGPRCERCRQAHRWCVCDGSGPVHTPVALEVLQHSNEVHKPTSTGGLLLREVAGARQRVYCRGEALVPSAWQLPDRELWFLHPNGVTVDSLPAPEALQVVLLDASWSQARLLERECDGVGRRVALPMTGESRYWLRTQNGEGRFSTAEAFLFLLRLLGLNQEADLLSVRFERHVYAGLRARGKLDEARRYVETSSHPQVFDGFGK
- a CDS encoding tRNA-uridine aminocarboxypropyltransferase, producing the protein MRPTCYRCFWPADLCWCKRIQPIDTETEFVLLMHPKEFKQEKAATGRLTHLCLKRSRIVVGVSFEDDPEVKALLADPSRLTLLLYPGAGAINLSERSLAPEDLAGRRLTILVLDATWALARKMLRLSPTLRHLPRVMFTATHASRYVIKQQPQEGCLSTLEAVHETLLALEKSGLDTYTQPTQLLELFQHMQDYQIACASDPTRPGYRRSSYSSPAERKPASGQSARRRANYFPKPSNT
- a CDS encoding DNA-3-methyladenine glycosylase I encodes the protein MPLETARCTWPKSETDILYHDTEWGRPTWDEATHLEFMVLEGAQAGLSWSTILNKRQGYRRAFADFDMEKIARFTPKRIEKLLQDPGIVRNRLKVESTVGNARAYLKLREEGKTLASTLWSFVDDRPVDHQCRVMKDIPATTTASDEAAKYFKARGFKFFGSTIIYAHMQACGLFNDHLVNCPCHAQCNELAARRVH